One segment of Thermostichus vulcanus str. 'Rupite' DNA contains the following:
- a CDS encoding DUF4351 domain-containing protein: MPYDNLCKALVERNPLPFVHWLVGQTPEPVQILKTELSVEPIRADFVSFLQVGAQVLHLEFQTAPDPEMPLRMLDYYVRLRRQYRCEVLQIVLFLRQTQSTWAHLDRLATDTTLHRYRVVRIWEEPAKALLRDPGLWPLAILAGAKEPEALLRQVAEEIQRWPNPQERANLAAYTYLLGGLRFEKELLQQLLREEVMRESVTYQALVEESERRGIQQGLTQGIQQGLTQGIQQGEAELTLRLLRRKLGSLPEELETQIRSLPVEHLEELSEALLEFETLADLTTWLNSFNP; the protein is encoded by the coding sequence ATGCCCTACGACAATCTCTGCAAAGCGCTGGTCGAACGCAATCCTCTCCCTTTTGTGCACTGGTTGGTTGGACAGACCCCTGAACCGGTTCAAATTCTCAAAACAGAATTGTCCGTCGAACCGATTCGGGCAGACTTTGTCAGCTTTTTACAAGTTGGAGCACAAGTGCTCCATTTGGAGTTTCAAACGGCTCCTGACCCTGAGATGCCTTTGCGGATGCTGGATTACTACGTGCGTCTACGACGGCAATATCGCTGTGAAGTGCTGCAGATTGTGCTGTTTCTGCGACAGACTCAGTCAACTTGGGCGCACCTTGACCGATTGGCAACCGACACCACTCTGCACCGATATCGGGTAGTGCGCATATGGGAAGAACCAGCCAAAGCTTTATTGCGGGATCCCGGCTTGTGGCCCTTGGCCATTTTGGCTGGGGCAAAAGAGCCTGAGGCATTGCTGAGGCAAGTGGCGGAGGAAATCCAGAGATGGCCAAATCCACAAGAGCGAGCGAACTTGGCGGCTTACACCTATCTGCTGGGTGGATTACGCTTTGAGAAAGAACTGTTGCAGCAGCTGTTGCGGGAGGAAGTGATGCGAGAATCGGTGACCTATCAAGCTTTGGTGGAAGAAAGTGAGCGACGGGGGATCCAACAAGGGCTGACCCAAGGAATCCAACAAGGGCTGACCCAAGGAATCCAACAGGGCGAGGCGGAACTTACCCTGCGGCTACTGCGGCGCAAACTGGGATCCCTGCCTGAGGAATTGGAAACTCAGATTCGGTCGTTGCCGGTGGAGCACCTGGAAGAGTTAAGTGAAGCCTTGCTGGAGTTTGAGACTTTGGCCGACCTGACTACTTGGCTCAATTCATTCAACCCGTAA